One Octopus bimaculoides isolate UCB-OBI-ISO-001 chromosome 16, ASM119413v2, whole genome shotgun sequence genomic window, GAATCACAGCCCTGGCATACGTATTTAGTTTCTCATCATGTCCCATCGTTTAGAttatacatatgcgcgcgcgcacacacgcgcaaacgcacgaatgcacacactcacctcatacaaacacttgcacacacatacaaaaaggcacacacacacacacacacacacacacaaacactcgcgtgcacacacatacgctcgcattcacacagacatacacatacaaaaactaagataaacgcgcatacacactcacccacatacactcgaaatttattttaaatctctATTAAATTCTTATCACTATACTTTACGCGAGTATTGAGTTTTGTTTCTGTCAAcaatgtttgtatgcacatacttatatttaacacattcaacagatacgtacgtatgttctttcctgtttttcattatttaaattcatCATTGTTGGAGTGTAGATgaaaacaatatcacattttaaacctAAGAAATAGTTCTACTGTTCCGctaacagattgtatttgtaatgtaaggctcagttggttgatttccttTTCTCAAAATCGAAGCTGTTCTAGTGATGTCTCTAGCCAATCGAAGGTGAAATTGCATCTGATGCCATCTCAGTTGCGTTGGCGGACGGCTAGCCCCGTAGTTTATTTTACATGTGTACTGTGTTAAATTGTGGATTTCTACTTTATTATTCTACTTTATTATTTCATAGTTAGTCTGTTTCTGAAATTATCAATATGATGATAGCGGTAGCAACTGCTGCTTCTTCTGggggttttcttgttttttatttgtttttccatatTACAATGTGCTATAATTGCTCTTCGTATTAAACGCATGGCTAACCGACGAGAACaactcatgtttgtgtgtttgatctAACAGTTTGAGACACGAATTTTTACAACTTAAATGTTTACATAGAAATTCGTGTATTACATTGATTGTCTGAAGTATGTTCTGTGGTTTGTTGGTTTTATGtttcttgcgtgtgtgtgtgtgtgtgtgtgtgtgtgtgtgtgtgtgtgtgtgtgtgtgtgtgtgtgtgtgtgtgtgtgtgcgcgcagccCGCGCgcgtgatgtgtgcgtgtgtgtgtgtgtgtggacgagCAGGTCCGGTTTTAAGCCACTTCGGCAAGTTTGTCAAAATGGGACCCAAGAGAGGGACTCATGCACACGTTCGAGCGGAGGATGCTATAATGAATTacatatttccttatattttcattgctttgaggATTTACTTAACAATACCCGTAACAGATGCATCAGGTAAAAAAAGTTTTCCAAACCTAAAACTTATTAAATCATACCGACGGTCAACAATTTCATAAGAGATGCTAAATAATTTACCGATGCtatctatagaaaatgacattactAAAAATATTAACTTTCAAATGGTTTTCAAAGTCTTCTCGGATAAATAAGTCTGTTTTTAGAAGACCTCTTCACAAAATTGTTAGTCAGTGATTATCTTGActtgtaataaaacattaaaactttcatatgagctttcagtttttagtatatcattgtggcTAATGGTGGAGTCTGAAACGCTCAAACCTTTTTGACCGGGACGGGCGTACGATacgaagcataaaacatcaatcttcagcttttgtagagtagaggGTCCCACTGACATTTCTCTAACTAGAACCCACACCTTCTAGCACCGCCCCTATCGATGAGGAGAGATTTTCGTATTATATTCCTAGATTTAGTCAATACTGAAACTCAATATATATTCTACCCTACTTTATGATTTCCGAATGTTATATTCAACCATTTTATTATTAAGATTCATTAGTAGTATACATGTCGTTTCTATGCCTAAAATTTAGTGAGTGTTTTATCTTAAATATGTGAATGAGAATATGTTCTTTTACGACTCTAGTGCTTGGTCTGCAAAAGGCTTTGAACATTAATTATTGTCTTTTTAATTATAGCATCATCGGtaagtaataatataaattattcttAGATCATCATTGATGGCTGATAACACTGTGTAATTTaacttttgtccttgggtagcaactgttattttgttacttgtttactcttagaaagtatgaaaactggccaatatttcattcaaacattgctttagttacatttattcaagctccaaagaatccctctcaacacataaaGTTGCCCTACTATGCAGTTGCCCTACTACTCtagctcatcatcagagatgcacatattgtgaaccactgagggacatgctcaagtggttaaggtcaagcaactgataggtaaatctatggtattgagtagaatatttgtcataacgatatttctgcttcagcaattcgGCGTTGAATCTGTCAGAAATGTAGTGaaaaatagatcagtttcaaaacattgatgtccggagacaaaaacaaaaatagtagtCATTTCCCTTGGATTCTAGAtagaagtaaataggaaataacacttactgaccaaagacgaaaaaatacataaaaatgttctTACAGTGTAATCGATGATTCAATCAAAGAGGTCAGTTGCAGACCTGCAACCGTATCTGACTCCCCTGTTGATAGAAAACAAATTAGAGTCCTTCCCATTTGCACGCACGCAGCTCTCGGCACTGCTATAAAGCGCGCCTGTTGTGGGTGACGATTACTTCTATTGATAGGAAGAGCACAGCTTAGGAGGATCTTGGTGAAGAGTTTGCCTGGGATGAGGAGGAAGGTATTATCCTTGTGGCTGCTGTAGACAAGGTCGTTGCCCTTCCGTTTTCAGAAAGCGAGGATGATGATTCGAGTTCAACCATTGGGAATAGTTCTGTGGACTTTACTTTCATTCGACGCTGCAGATGCAGGTTAGAAGAGGTCACGTGTTGGAAGAGATTACGGGAGATCTCCAGAGGCTTGACTTCACCTTGGAGAATGCAGTGGGGCTGGCATGAGATCGCCAGTGGTCGAGAGCACTGGAGAAGCTGGTCGGCTCTACTCATGTGCACATCTCTAGGACCATTAATATGGAATGATCCCAACTGTATCAAGTAAgagcaaataatatatatctatatctatatctatctatctatctatctatatctatctctctctctgtctctctctctctctctctctataNNNNNNNNNNNNNNNNNNNNNNNNNNNNNNNNNNNNNNNNNNNNatatatatatatatatatatatatatatactagcatatatatatttatactagcagagatagCCGGCCTTGCGTGGGATTAGAATGGCATAGACTAAAACCTAAACATAAACCTAACTATAACCCTAACCATAgctctaaccctaacactaaacctaacgCTAACCCTACCCCTAAACCAACCCTTAAGCCTAACCCTCACTCTAATCCTGACCTTGACCCTGCCCCTAGCCCTTAACCTAGCATTAATACTAACAATATCCCTAAACCTAAACCTCACATACCCCTatcactaaccctaacactaatacTAGCCCTAAACCAAATACAAGCCCTAGCCCTATatctaaccctaacactaaacctaacacTAACAATAGCCCTAAATATAAatctaaccctaacgctaaccatAACACGAACTTAACCCTACACCTAATCATAAACTTAACGTAATCCCTAACTCTGAACTTaaacctaaccgtaaccctaacactaaatataaccctaaacctaacgccaaccctaaacctaaacctaacccaaaactaaaccctaaccgtaaaactaaccctaaccctaatcctaaaactaaccctaaccatatccctaaccctaaaactaacacTATCTGTAACTCTAAATTTAATGGTAACACTATTCCTAACAGAAACCTTAACATTAATCCCAAACTTAATCCTAGACCTAATCCTTACCCTAATCCTAGacctaaacctaacactaacccaGAACATAACACCAACccaaaacctaaccctaacactaacactaaccctaacactaaacctaaagCTAATACTAACTCTAACACTAACACactccctaaccctaaccctagacgTAAACCTAACGCTAAACTTAAACCTAACCCTACCGCTAACCCCAAACCTATCCCTCATCCTTACCCTCACACGAAacttaaacctaaccctaacactaaacctaaccttaacactaacactaaccctaatcctaaccataacactaacattaaccctaacctAAAGATAACACAAGACCTAAACCTAACCCTGACTTTAACCCGaaccataacactaaccctaatcctaaccctaaccctaaacctaaccatgaccctaaccctaaccctaaacctaacaataacactaacactaacactaaaACTCACCCTAACCTTAAAGCTAACGCTAAAACTAACCTAACACTAAAACCaaacctaaccttaaccctaactctaaccctaaacctaactctaACCCACAGCTTAAAACTAAATCCAACAAAAGcactaaccctaactctgaccctCACCCTAACACTGACTCTATCCCTATCCCTAACCTTAGCCCtaaaattaaccctaaccctaaacctaaccctaactaacCCTAAGCCTCGACCTCACCCTAACTCGAAAATCagcccaaaccctaaccctaacgctaactcTAATCTTAACCCTATCCCCAACACTAAAACCTAAACACaaacctaactctaaccctaaccataactataaccctaacactaaacctaacgCTAACCCTACTCCTAAACCAAACCTTAAACCTAACCCTCACTCTAATCCTGACCTTGACCCTGCCCCTAGCCCTAAACCTAGCATTAATACTAACAATACCCCTAAATCTAAACCTCACATacccctaacactaaccctaacactaaccctaaacctaaacacaaaaccccaaccctaacctcAAGCCAACTCTAAATCTAACATAAGCATAGCCCTAACCCCAAACCTAATACTAAACTGAATCCTAGCCCTAACACAAAATCTAACCCTGACCCAAAAGAAACTCTAACGATAACCCTAACACTAAAgccgtccctaaccctaaacgTAACACTAACCCGACCCCTAACACGAACCGTAAACCTAACCCCAACCTTAAACATAAAACTAACCTTAACGATAACACCAAACCTAACCCAAACTCTAACACTCAATCCCACATTAAACCTGACCCTAACACTAAACATAAACCTAGACCTAACTCTAAAACCAACCTTAACCTTAACCCGAAGCCTAAACCTAGCGCTAATCCTAGCACtgaccctatccctaaccctaaactcaACACTAAACCTAACCAAAACCATAAAACTAAAtcaccctaaacctaaccctaaacaaACACTAACCCTACCtataaccctaacactaacccttaTCCTAAACCTAGCCATAAACCTAATCTTCACCCTAAACCTAACATTAACGCTTGAAATAAACCTAaccataactctaaccctaaccctatacgTAACCTTAAACCAAACCCTAATCCTAGCACTAAAATTAACCTTAACACTAAACCtaaacttaaccctaaccctaacccgaacccgAACTATAAAACTAACTACAATCCAAACACTAAACCCAACCCCAAACCTGAAAATTtgcctaaccctaacactaaacctaaatgtaaccataaccataacactaacactagccctaaacctaaacctaacgcTAACACTAACATTAACACTAAACCTAAACATAGacctaaacctaacactaaccctaaccctaaccctacgccTAACTATAaacctaacccgaaccctaattCTAAACATAACCCTAtccgtaaccctaacactaaacataaacctaaccctaactctaaacctaaACCTCGCATTAACTTTAATCCTAACAATAAATCCGACCCTAAACCTATCCCTAACGCTAACACTGACCATAACTataacactaaacctaaccctaaccctgaccctcaTCCTAACCCACACACTAACCCCAAACCTAACGCTACACATAAACCTAGACCTAACCCTAGCCGTAAACTTAACATTAACATTAAACTTAACTCTAAACCTAACGAGAAACATAAagccaaccctaatcctaaattTAATCAtaaccataacactaaccctaatcctaaatgTAACCCTAACTATATCCCTAACCTTAACACTAACACTATCtgaaaccctaaccttaactatAACAGTGCCCCTAACACAAACCCTAACACTAATCCCAGCCTTCATCCTAGACCTCAAAACTTACCCTAACTGTAACACTAGACCTAAACCTAACTCTAAcgctaaaactaaccctaaacctaGACATAACACtc contains:
- the LOC106878062 gene encoding circumsporozoite protein-like, producing the protein MCTSLGPLIWNDPNCINPKPKPNANTNINTKPKHRPKPNTNPNPNPTPNYKPNPNPNSKHNPIRNPNTKHKPNPNSKPKPRINFNPNNKSDPKPIPNANTDHNYNTKPNPNPDPHPNPHTNPKPNATHKPRPNPSRKLNINIKLNSKPNEKHKANPNPKFNHNHNTNPNPKCNPNYIPNLNTNTI